The Streptomyces luteogriseus genome includes a window with the following:
- the pepN gene encoding aminopeptidase N: MPGENLSRDEARERAALLSVDGYEVSLDLRSAVGEDPGDGPRTFRSVTTVRFRCNEPGASSFADLIAPSVTAVSLNGRDLDPGEVFDGCRITLEDLAADNELVVDAQCAYSRTGEGMHRFVDPEDGEVYLYTQYEPADSRRVFANFEQPDLKAPYRFEVRAPEGWTVWSNGAGEQADGVWRFAETKPISTYITCVVAGPYHYVTDSYSRTFADGTTLEIPLGALCRKGLAPYFDADDVFLVTKQGLDFFHDHFDFPYPFGKYDQAFVPEYNLGAMENPGLVTFREEFIFRGKVTQASYEGRANVVLHEMAHMWFGDLVTMEWWDDLWLKESFADFMGEFALVGATRFVNGWITFANRRKAWAYRADQLPSTHPITADIRDLQDAKLNFDGITYAKGASVLKQLVAYVGEEAFLEGARRYFKRNAYGNTRLGDLLSVLEETSGRDMSAWSRSWLQTAGVNSLTPQVLLDADGRIEELAVVQEAAESYPELRPHRVAVGLYRVTDGGALERYARVETDVDGARTVVAELAGAEAPDLVLVNDDDLTYCKIRFDATSLATLREHLGAITDPLARALCWSALWNMTRDALLPARDFVDLVLRFGGRESEIGVVQMLHAWAESAVTHYTAPARRETAARLLAEGARRELYAAGPGSEHQLAWARFFARTAAAEADFELLRDLLAGTAAVEGLDLDQELRWVFLEPLAAHGFVDEKALAEELTRDDTASGKRHQVRCLAARPSEAVKAQAWAQVVESDALSNAMVEATIAGFSQGSQRELIAPYAGKYFAAIERVWAERSIQIGMHVVQGLFPSLQQSKETLDATDAWLDAHKEAAPALRRLVLESRDDLARALRGQACDEASDQ, encoded by the coding sequence GTGCCCGGTGAGAATCTGTCCCGCGACGAGGCCCGGGAGAGGGCCGCCCTGCTGAGCGTCGACGGGTACGAGGTGTCCCTCGACCTGCGGTCCGCGGTCGGTGAGGACCCGGGGGACGGGCCCCGCACGTTCCGCTCCGTCACGACGGTCCGCTTCCGCTGCAACGAGCCCGGGGCGAGCAGCTTCGCGGACCTGATCGCCCCGAGTGTGACGGCCGTCTCACTCAACGGCCGTGATCTGGACCCCGGAGAGGTGTTCGACGGCTGCCGGATCACGCTGGAGGACCTGGCCGCGGACAACGAGCTGGTGGTCGACGCCCAGTGCGCCTACTCCCGCACCGGCGAGGGCATGCACCGCTTCGTCGACCCCGAGGACGGCGAGGTGTACCTGTACACCCAGTACGAGCCGGCCGACTCGCGCCGGGTCTTCGCGAACTTCGAGCAGCCCGACCTGAAGGCCCCGTACCGCTTCGAGGTGCGGGCACCCGAGGGCTGGACGGTGTGGAGCAACGGCGCCGGCGAGCAGGCCGACGGGGTGTGGCGGTTCGCCGAGACCAAGCCGATCTCGACGTACATCACGTGTGTGGTGGCGGGCCCGTACCACTACGTGACGGACTCCTACTCGCGTACGTTCGCGGACGGCACGACGCTGGAGATCCCGCTCGGCGCCCTGTGCCGCAAGGGTCTCGCGCCCTACTTCGACGCCGACGACGTGTTCCTGGTGACCAAGCAGGGCCTGGACTTCTTCCACGACCACTTCGACTTCCCGTACCCGTTCGGGAAGTACGACCAGGCGTTCGTGCCCGAGTACAACCTGGGCGCGATGGAGAACCCGGGCCTGGTGACGTTCCGGGAGGAGTTCATCTTCCGCGGGAAGGTGACGCAGGCGTCCTACGAGGGCCGGGCCAACGTCGTCCTGCACGAGATGGCGCACATGTGGTTCGGCGACCTGGTCACCATGGAGTGGTGGGACGACCTGTGGCTGAAGGAGTCCTTCGCGGACTTCATGGGCGAGTTCGCCCTGGTCGGCGCGACCCGCTTCGTCAACGGCTGGATCACCTTCGCCAACCGTCGCAAGGCCTGGGCCTACCGCGCGGACCAGCTGCCCTCCACGCACCCGATCACGGCGGACATCCGCGACCTCCAGGACGCCAAGCTCAACTTCGACGGCATCACGTACGCCAAGGGCGCGTCGGTGCTGAAGCAGCTCGTGGCGTACGTGGGCGAGGAGGCGTTCCTGGAGGGCGCCCGGCGCTACTTCAAGCGGAACGCCTACGGCAACACGCGCCTCGGTGACCTGCTGTCGGTGCTGGAGGAGACCAGCGGCCGGGACATGAGCGCCTGGTCGCGGTCCTGGCTCCAGACGGCCGGGGTGAACTCGCTGACGCCGCAGGTGCTGCTGGACGCGGACGGCCGTATCGAGGAGCTGGCGGTGGTGCAGGAGGCCGCCGAGTCCTACCCCGAACTGCGTCCGCACCGGGTGGCGGTGGGCCTGTACCGGGTGACGGACGGCGGTGCGCTGGAGCGGTACGCGCGCGTGGAGACCGACGTCGACGGCGCCCGCACGGTCGTCGCGGAACTGGCCGGAGCCGAGGCTCCGGACCTGGTCCTGGTCAACGACGACGACCTGACCTACTGCAAGATCCGCTTCGACGCGACGTCGCTGGCGACCCTGCGCGAGCACCTGGGCGCGATCACCGACCCGCTGGCGCGCGCGCTGTGCTGGTCGGCGCTGTGGAACATGACGCGTGACGCGCTGCTCCCGGCCCGGGACTTCGTGGACCTGGTGCTGCGCTTCGGCGGGCGCGAGTCCGAGATCGGCGTCGTGCAGATGCTGCACGCCTGGGCGGAGTCGGCGGTCACGCACTACACGGCTCCCGCCCGCCGCGAGACGGCCGCGCGGCTGCTCGCCGAAGGTGCCCGGCGCGAGCTGTACGCGGCCGGGCCGGGCAGCGAGCACCAGCTCGCCTGGGCGCGCTTCTTCGCCCGGACGGCCGCCGCCGAGGCCGACTTCGAGCTGCTGCGGGACCTGCTCGCGGGCACGGCGGCGGTCGAGGGCCTCGACCTCGACCAGGAGCTGCGCTGGGTGTTCCTGGAGCCGCTGGCGGCGCACGGGTTCGTCGACGAGAAGGCGCTTGCGGAGGAGCTGACCCGGGACGACACGGCCTCCGGCAAGCGCCACCAGGTGCGCTGTCTGGCCGCCCGCCCGTCCGAGGCGGTCAAGGCGCAGGCGTGGGCGCAGGTCGTGGAGTCGGACGCGCTGTCCAACGCCATGGTCGAGGCGACCATCGCGGGCTTCTCCCAGGGCTCGCAGCGGGAGCTGATCGCGCCGTACGCCGGGAAGTACTTCGCGGCGATCGAGCGGGTGTGGGCCGAGCGGTCGATCCAGATCGGCATGCACGTGGTGCAGGGCCTGTTCCCGTCGCTCCAGCAGTCGAAGGAGACGCTGGACGCCACGGACGCCTGGCTGGACGCCCACAAGGAGGCGGCCCCGGCGCTGCGCCGGCTGGTGCTGGAGTCCCGTGACGACCTGGCACGGGCGTTGCGTGGACAGGCGTGCGACGAGGCCTCCGACCAGTAG
- a CDS encoding mycothiol-dependent nitroreductase Rv2466c family protein: MSDKTPVDFWFDPLCPWAWMTSRWVLEVEKVRDIEVRWHVMSLAVLNENRLDELPEEYRELLETKAWGPVRVVIAAQQEKGPEVLGDFYTALGTRIHNQGEGPGKETVAAALKDVGLPESLMEHWDATPYEPELRASHQEGIDKVGQDVGTPVIAVPGPDGEQIAFFGPVVTPAPQGEEAGRLWDGTLAVASVPGFYEIKRTRTKGPDFSNL; this comes from the coding sequence ATGTCGGACAAGACCCCCGTCGACTTCTGGTTCGACCCGCTGTGCCCCTGGGCCTGGATGACCTCCCGCTGGGTGCTGGAGGTGGAGAAGGTCAGGGACATCGAGGTGCGCTGGCATGTCATGAGCCTCGCGGTCCTGAACGAGAACCGGCTGGACGAGCTGCCCGAGGAATACCGCGAGCTGCTGGAGACCAAGGCATGGGGCCCCGTCCGGGTCGTCATAGCCGCGCAGCAGGAAAAGGGTCCCGAGGTTCTCGGCGACTTCTACACCGCGCTCGGCACCCGCATCCACAACCAGGGCGAGGGGCCGGGCAAGGAGACGGTCGCCGCCGCCCTGAAGGACGTCGGCCTGCCGGAGTCCCTCATGGAGCACTGGGACGCCACCCCCTACGAGCCGGAGCTGCGCGCCTCCCACCAGGAGGGCATCGACAAGGTCGGCCAGGACGTCGGCACGCCGGTCATCGCCGTGCCCGGCCCCGACGGCGAGCAGATCGCCTTCTTCGGCCCGGTCGTCACCCCGGCCCCGCAGGGCGAGGAGGCCGGCCGCCTGTGGGACGGCACCCTCGCCGTGGCCTCGGTCCCCGGCTTCTACGAGATCAAGCGCACCCGCACCAAGGGCCCGGACTTCTCCAACCTGTAG
- a CDS encoding glycerophosphodiester phosphodiesterase family protein, translating into MQLGRRSLLLAAAAGTATAGTAAPAGAEPHKGGGPVVIGHRGAAGWRPEHTAPSYTYAVQTGADWIEPDLVPTKDHVLVVRHENEISQTTDVARRPEFADRRTTKTVDGRAVTGWFTEDFTLAELKTLRAVERLPAVRNRNTVFDGRAEVMTFQEVVDLARRLSREHGRTIAVFPETKHPTYFRSIGLPLEPKLTAVIRRNRLGRRECVVQSFEPTSLKRIAAERLGVPLWQALGTTGGPYDLVAAGDPTTYKDMMSPAGLARIAAYADWIGPDKVSLVGTSLVADAHAAGLRIGPYTFRAENQFLPERFRRGSGANDFGDAFAEYALYYRMGVDAVVTDFPDLAVIARRS; encoded by the coding sequence ATGCAGCTCGGACGGAGATCCCTCCTGCTCGCGGCGGCCGCGGGAACCGCCACGGCCGGAACGGCCGCACCCGCGGGGGCCGAACCACACAAGGGCGGCGGCCCGGTCGTCATCGGCCATCGCGGCGCGGCCGGCTGGCGCCCCGAGCACACGGCGCCCTCGTACACGTACGCCGTCCAGACCGGGGCCGACTGGATCGAACCGGATCTGGTGCCGACGAAGGACCACGTGCTGGTGGTGCGGCACGAGAACGAGATCTCCCAGACGACCGACGTGGCCCGCCGCCCGGAGTTCGCGGACCGCCGTACGACGAAGACGGTCGACGGGCGGGCCGTCACCGGCTGGTTCACGGAGGACTTCACGCTGGCCGAGCTGAAGACGCTGCGGGCGGTGGAGCGGCTGCCCGCGGTCCGCAACCGCAACACCGTCTTCGACGGGCGCGCCGAGGTCATGACCTTCCAGGAGGTCGTGGACCTGGCGCGGCGTCTGTCGCGGGAGCACGGCCGGACCATCGCGGTCTTCCCGGAGACCAAGCACCCGACGTACTTCCGCTCGATCGGCCTGCCGCTGGAGCCGAAGCTCACGGCCGTGATCCGCCGCAACCGGCTCGGCCGCCGCGAGTGCGTCGTGCAGTCCTTCGAGCCGACGAGTCTGAAGCGGATCGCGGCGGAGCGGCTGGGGGTGCCGCTGTGGCAGGCGCTGGGCACGACCGGTGGGCCGTACGACCTGGTCGCGGCCGGTGATCCGACGACGTACAAGGACATGATGAGCCCGGCGGGGCTGGCGCGGATCGCCGCGTACGCGGACTGGATCGGCCCGGACAAGGTCTCGCTCGTCGGCACGTCGCTCGTCGCGGACGCGCACGCGGCGGGGCTGCGGATCGGGCCGTACACCTTCCGCGCGGAGAACCAGTTCCTGCCGGAGCGGTTCCGGCGCGGGAGCGGAGCGAACGATTTCGGGGACGCGTTCGCGGAATACGCGCTGTACTACCGCATGGGAGTCGATGCGGTCGTCACCGACTTCCCGGACTTGGCGGTGATCGCGAGGAGGAGCTGA
- a CDS encoding FGGY-family carbohydrate kinase → MYVGIDVGTSMVKAAAFDATGRELAVASRPVELSLHGGVVEQDMEEVYGAVVAVLGEVTGRVPEPVELAGLTGQGDGVWLVDGEGRPVRPAASWMDGRAHGLVDRWLADGTFETVFRRTGSAMFPGCPGPLLAWLDRHEPKALDAAKAALYCKDMVFHRLTGAGPATDVSDASMPFLDPRTRTYDNRVVELLGLAHRRGLLAPVSDPVATAEARGEGLPSGTRIANGPYDLPACALGAGVTSPGDGLLIVGTCLASLVATTELDLSGEPAGLYISTDRPGHWLRAMPAMVGTAALDWVLSTTGVRHDEVDGLLAGTPPGAHGVRVLPYFAPSGERAPFVEPRLRAELTGVSLESTRGDLVRATCEGIGYAARHCLEAAGLTGSLAVCGGGTRSSAWMRLLADVLGRPLRVVEGEVGARGAVLAAAERYGVGLDAPAWTKPTAVVEPDPGRAAFYTKGYAEHLDRLGQARDRART, encoded by the coding sequence ATGTACGTCGGTATCGATGTGGGCACGTCCATGGTCAAGGCGGCGGCCTTCGACGCCACGGGCCGTGAACTCGCCGTGGCGTCCCGCCCGGTGGAGCTCTCCCTGCACGGCGGGGTCGTCGAGCAGGACATGGAGGAGGTGTACGGGGCGGTCGTCGCCGTGCTCGGGGAGGTCACCGGGCGGGTCCCGGAGCCGGTCGAGCTGGCCGGGCTGACCGGGCAGGGCGACGGGGTGTGGCTGGTCGACGGCGAGGGCCGGCCGGTGCGCCCCGCCGCCTCCTGGATGGACGGCCGGGCGCACGGGCTGGTCGACCGGTGGCTGGCGGACGGCACGTTCGAGACGGTGTTCCGGCGCACGGGCAGCGCGATGTTCCCGGGCTGCCCGGGCCCGCTGCTGGCGTGGCTGGACCGGCACGAGCCGAAGGCGCTGGATGCCGCGAAGGCCGCCCTGTACTGCAAGGACATGGTGTTCCACCGGCTGACGGGGGCCGGTCCGGCGACGGATGTGTCGGACGCGTCGATGCCGTTCCTGGACCCGCGGACCAGGACGTACGACAACCGGGTCGTCGAGCTGCTGGGGCTGGCGCACCGCCGGGGTCTGCTCGCCCCGGTCAGCGACCCGGTCGCGACGGCCGAGGCGCGGGGTGAGGGCCTGCCGTCCGGGACCCGGATCGCGAACGGGCCCTACGATCTGCCGGCCTGCGCGCTGGGCGCCGGGGTGACGTCCCCGGGGGACGGTCTGCTGATCGTCGGCACCTGTCTGGCCAGCCTGGTCGCCACGACCGAGCTCGATCTGAGCGGCGAACCGGCCGGTCTGTACATCTCCACCGACCGGCCCGGGCACTGGCTGCGCGCCATGCCCGCGATGGTCGGCACGGCGGCGCTGGACTGGGTGCTGTCGACGACCGGCGTGCGGCACGACGAGGTGGACGGCCTGCTGGCCGGAACGCCGCCGGGCGCGCACGGCGTGCGGGTGCTGCCGTACTTCGCGCCCTCCGGCGAACGCGCCCCCTTCGTGGAACCCCGTCTGCGGGCCGAGCTCACCGGCGTCTCCCTGGAGTCGACCCGGGGCGATCTGGTCCGCGCCACCTGCGAGGGCATCGGGTACGCGGCCCGGCACTGCCTGGAGGCGGCGGGCCTCACCGGGAGTCTGGCCGTCTGCGGCGGCGGCACCCGCAGCTCCGCCTGGATGCGGCTGCTGGCCGATGTGCTCGGGCGGCCGCTGCGGGTCGTGGAGGGCGAGGTCGGCGCCCGGGGGGCGGTCCTGGCGGCTGCCGAGCGGTACGGGGTCGGGCTGGACGCGCCGGCGTGGACGAAACCGACGGCGGTCGTCGAGCCGGACCCGGGCCGGGCCGCGTTCTACACCAAGGGCTACGCGGAGCACCTGGACCGGCTAGGGCAGGCCCGGGACCGGGCCCGCACGTGA
- a CDS encoding 2-hydroxyacid dehydrogenase, whose protein sequence is MTDGNSVRVVAAGDHFVLPSLIARAVEHEVGRADVRELELGWPLEPFGPVAEVQEASDAEDAVIEALAGAEVLVTQMGPVTEKVLAACPDLRLVVVCRGGPVNVNLDAARDHDVRVCFAPGRNAAATAEFTVGMMLAALRRIPQAHDPLARQGSWEGATYYTYERSGLELEDLPVGLVGYGAVGSRVARVLCAFGARVMVHDPYVHGEIHGLRVASLDDLLRRSQVITLHARLTPETRGLIGARELGLLPSGAVVVNVARGPLLDEGALCDALESGRLSAAALDTYEREPLPAESRLLGLADRVVLTPHLGGASRAVAEKAARIAAQEVGRWVRGEPLAHCLT, encoded by the coding sequence ATGACTGACGGAAACAGCGTGCGTGTCGTGGCCGCCGGTGACCACTTCGTCCTGCCGTCGCTGATCGCGCGGGCGGTGGAGCACGAGGTGGGGCGGGCGGACGTCCGAGAGCTGGAACTGGGCTGGCCGCTGGAGCCGTTCGGGCCGGTCGCCGAGGTGCAGGAGGCCAGCGACGCCGAGGACGCGGTGATCGAGGCGCTGGCCGGGGCGGAGGTCCTGGTCACGCAGATGGGACCGGTGACGGAGAAGGTCCTCGCCGCCTGCCCGGATCTGAGGCTGGTCGTGGTCTGCCGGGGCGGGCCGGTCAACGTCAACCTGGACGCGGCCAGGGACCACGACGTGCGGGTGTGCTTCGCGCCGGGCCGCAACGCCGCCGCCACCGCCGAGTTCACCGTGGGGATGATGCTGGCCGCCCTGCGCCGCATCCCCCAGGCCCACGACCCGCTCGCCCGGCAGGGCAGCTGGGAGGGCGCGACGTACTACACCTACGAGCGGAGCGGTCTTGAGCTGGAGGACCTGCCCGTCGGTCTGGTCGGGTACGGGGCCGTCGGCAGCCGGGTCGCGCGGGTGCTGTGCGCGTTCGGGGCCCGGGTGATGGTCCACGACCCGTATGTGCACGGCGAGATCCACGGCCTGCGGGTGGCCTCCCTCGACGACCTCCTGCGCCGCTCCCAGGTGATCACCCTGCACGCCCGGCTCACGCCCGAGACGCGGGGCCTGATCGGCGCCCGGGAGCTGGGGCTGCTGCCGTCCGGCGCGGTGGTGGTGAACGTGGCCCGGGGCCCGCTGCTGGACGAGGGCGCGCTGTGTGACGCGCTGGAGAGCGGGCGGCTGTCGGCGGCGGCTCTGGACACCTACGAGCGGGAGCCGCTGCCGGCGGAGTCCCGGCTGCTGGGGCTGGCCGACCGCGTGGTCCTCACCCCCCACCTGGGCGGGGCGTCGCGTGCGGTCGCGGAGAAGGCCGCCCGGATCGCCGCCCAAGAGGTGGGCCGCTGGGTGCGCGGGGAGCCGCTCGCGCACTGTCTGACCTGA
- a CDS encoding ABC transporter ATP-binding protein, whose amino-acid sequence MDAVRGIDLTLRSGELLGLLGPSGCGKSTTLRMIAGLESVTGGDILVGGASVVERPAQQRNIGVAFENYALYPPLSVAENLAFGLKARRGAARGSRNDVERKVKDIAERVGLTGLLGARPAGLSSGQKQRVSLARALIREPDVLLLDEPLSHLDAAQRDSTRRELKRIQKDLGHTTILVTHDQEEALSLADRIAVMKDGVIQQLGTPYEIYDSPANVFVADFVGEPAITLLPGIAGDGHARLSDAVRLALPVPVDEGREVVVGIRPEDVRLTAEGGLPARVVAHEPLLESGLATLALDGVERHLVVLTDPEVRLAHDERVRVAADPRHTHVFDAETGASLR is encoded by the coding sequence GTGGACGCCGTCCGCGGGATCGACCTGACCCTGCGGTCCGGGGAGCTGCTCGGGCTGCTCGGGCCGTCCGGATGCGGCAAGTCGACCACGTTACGGATGATCGCCGGGCTGGAGTCCGTCACCGGCGGGGACATCCTGGTCGGCGGGGCGTCGGTCGTCGAACGGCCCGCCCAGCAGCGGAACATCGGGGTCGCGTTCGAGAACTACGCGCTGTATCCGCCGCTGTCGGTCGCGGAGAACCTGGCGTTCGGGCTGAAGGCCCGGCGCGGGGCCGCCCGCGGTTCCAGGAACGATGTCGAGCGCAAGGTGAAGGACATCGCCGAGCGGGTCGGCCTGACCGGCCTCCTCGGCGCCCGCCCGGCCGGCCTCTCCAGCGGCCAGAAGCAGCGCGTCTCCCTGGCCCGCGCCCTGATCCGCGAACCCGACGTCCTGCTCCTCGACGAGCCCCTCTCCCACCTGGACGCGGCCCAGCGCGACTCCACCCGACGGGAACTCAAGCGCATCCAGAAGGACTTGGGCCACACCACCATCCTCGTCACCCACGACCAGGAGGAGGCCCTCTCCCTCGCCGACCGGATCGCCGTGATGAAGGACGGCGTCATCCAGCAGCTCGGCACGCCCTATGAGATCTACGACAGTCCGGCCAACGTGTTCGTCGCGGACTTCGTCGGCGAACCGGCGATCACCCTGCTGCCCGGCATCGCCGGCGACGGCCACGCACGGCTCTCCGACGCGGTGCGCCTCGCCCTGCCCGTGCCGGTGGACGAGGGCCGTGAGGTGGTGGTCGGGATCCGCCCCGAGGACGTCCGGCTCACCGCCGAAGGCGGCCTGCCCGCCCGGGTCGTCGCCCACGAACCGCTGCTGGAGTCGGGCCTGGCGACCCTCGCCCTGGACGGTGTCGAACGGCATCTGGTCGTCCTCACGGATCCCGAGGTGCGGCTCGCCCACGACGAGCGGGTCCGGGTCGCCGCCGACCCCCGGCACACCCATGTCTTCGACGCCGAGACAGGAGCCTCACTGCGATGA
- a CDS encoding DeoR/GlpR family DNA-binding transcription regulator, with the protein MSSNSSGGQQGPAARQAAMAEQVLADGSATAAELAERFGVSLMTIHRDLDELERQGIVRKFRGGVTAQPSGVFESNVQYRLKSMRAEKAAVAEHALRMVEPGMAILLDDSTSTLEIARRLRTAEVTPLTVVTNFLEAINLLSDQRGIHLMALGGDYDPLHSSFLGVSCVEAVQQLRVDVCFASTSAVHGGYAYHQEQHIVSVKRAMLDAAARNVLLIDHTKLGRVALHRVVPLSRFDTLLVDDGASPEALRDLDEHKVRYEVCATKGGHDERNGTGAT; encoded by the coding sequence ATGAGCAGCAACAGCAGTGGTGGACAGCAGGGGCCCGCGGCGCGGCAGGCGGCCATGGCCGAGCAGGTGCTGGCCGACGGCTCGGCCACGGCGGCGGAGCTCGCCGAGCGGTTCGGGGTGAGCCTGATGACCATCCACCGGGATCTCGACGAGCTCGAACGGCAGGGCATCGTACGGAAGTTTCGGGGCGGGGTGACCGCGCAGCCGTCAGGGGTCTTCGAGTCGAACGTGCAGTACCGGCTGAAGAGCATGCGCGCCGAGAAGGCGGCCGTCGCCGAGCACGCGCTGCGGATGGTCGAGCCCGGGATGGCGATCCTGCTGGACGACTCCACGTCCACCCTGGAGATAGCCAGACGGCTGCGCACGGCCGAGGTCACGCCGCTGACGGTCGTCACCAACTTCCTGGAGGCCATCAACCTCCTGTCCGACCAGCGCGGCATCCATCTGATGGCGCTGGGCGGCGACTACGACCCGCTGCACTCCTCGTTCCTCGGAGTGTCGTGCGTGGAGGCCGTCCAGCAGCTCCGGGTGGACGTGTGCTTCGCGTCGACGTCGGCCGTGCACGGGGGTTACGCCTACCACCAGGAGCAGCACATCGTGTCGGTGAAGCGGGCGATGCTCGACGCGGCGGCGCGGAACGTCCTGCTGATCGACCACACCAAGCTCGGCCGGGTCGCCCTGCACCGGGTCGTCCCGCTGTCCCGCTTCGACACGCTTCTCGTGGACGACGGGGCGTCGCCGGAGGCACTGCGGGATCTGGATGAGCACAAGGTCCGTTACGAGGTTTGCGCGACGAAGGGCGGCCATGACGAGCGGAACGGGACTGGAGCTACGTGA
- a CDS encoding ABC transporter ATP-binding protein translates to MIRLSGIRKAYGRTLALDELELEVREGEFFCLLGPSGAGKTTTLKTVAGLEQPDSGTVVLDGEDMRGVEPYDRGVAMCFESYALYPHRSAYDNLASPLRSPRHRLPAAEARQRIGAIAELLGISGLLDRPVGQLSNGQRQRVALGRVLVRPARAFLLDEPLSHLDAKLRQQMRAELKAIGAVQHTTTLYVTHDSVEALALGDRIGVIREGRIVQTGTREEIWYRPHDTEVARAFGRPRINLLPGVVTEHGVRSDGGVELPVRSQAAPGTDVLVGLRPRDLALHGEGHELTGTVYVTEVLGRSVEVTVRLGSGEQRVSLVAPRADAARLRADDPVRLVVRPENLLLFEADRPERPGRRIETQP, encoded by the coding sequence TTGATCCGGCTGAGCGGGATACGCAAGGCGTACGGGAGGACACTCGCGCTCGACGAGCTCGAACTGGAGGTGCGGGAGGGCGAGTTCTTCTGCCTGCTGGGCCCCTCGGGCGCCGGTAAGACCACGACCCTGAAAACCGTCGCCGGGCTCGAACAGCCCGACTCCGGCACGGTCGTGCTCGACGGCGAGGACATGCGGGGGGTCGAGCCGTACGACCGGGGCGTGGCGATGTGCTTCGAGAGCTACGCCCTCTACCCGCACCGCTCGGCCTACGACAACCTCGCCTCGCCGCTGCGCTCGCCCCGGCACCGGCTGCCCGCCGCCGAGGCCCGGCAGCGGATCGGCGCGATCGCCGAGCTGCTCGGCATCTCCGGGCTGCTGGACCGGCCCGTGGGCCAGTTGTCCAACGGCCAGCGGCAGCGGGTCGCCCTCGGCCGGGTGCTGGTCCGCCCCGCCCGGGCCTTCCTCCTCGACGAGCCGCTCTCCCACCTCGACGCCAAGCTCCGCCAGCAGATGCGGGCCGAACTGAAGGCGATCGGGGCCGTGCAGCACACCACCACCCTCTACGTCACCCACGACTCGGTCGAGGCGCTCGCGCTCGGTGACCGGATCGGGGTCATCCGGGAGGGGCGGATCGTGCAGACCGGCACCCGGGAGGAGATCTGGTACCGGCCCCATGACACCGAGGTCGCGCGGGCCTTCGGCCGGCCCCGGATCAACCTGCTGCCGGGAGTGGTGACGGAGCACGGCGTGCGCTCGGACGGCGGGGTGGAACTGCCGGTCCGGTCACAGGCCGCACCGGGCACGGACGTCCTGGTCGGTCTGCGCCCCCGGGACCTCGCCCTGCACGGCGAGGGCCACGAACTGACCGGGACCGTGTACGTCACCGAGGTGCTCGGCCGGTCCGTGGAGGTCACCGTGCGGCTCGGGTCCGGGGAGCAGCGGGTGTCGCTGGTGGCCCCCAGGGCCGACGCGGCGCGCCTTCGTGCGGACGATCCGGTACGGCTCGTGGTCCGGCCTGAGAACCTGCTGCTGTTCGAGGCCGACCGGCCGGAGCGACCGGGACGACGGATAGAGACACAGCCATGA
- a CDS encoding carbohydrate ABC transporter permease has protein sequence MKKRLVGWLCDAALVLYFVFALFPIAWMVILSLKPADQLFSTYFSFSPTLDGYRTVLGDSEGIPFVRFFVNSLVVSVGAVVLSLVVGLPAAYASARWRFKGSENLMFTLLSFRFAPELTVIIPLFVLYQKLGLFDTYVGMVWVLQLVTLPLIVWIMRSYFADLTPELEQAALLDGYTRKQAFFRVALPLVKPGIAAVSLLAFIFAWNNFVFPLILTSNEAQTVTVGALSFLGGDRPKYNLTAAAALISVVPPLLLALTIQRYLVRGLSFGAVKS, from the coding sequence ATGAAAAAGCGCCTGGTGGGATGGCTGTGCGACGCGGCCCTCGTCCTCTACTTCGTCTTCGCGCTGTTCCCGATCGCCTGGATGGTGATCCTTTCGCTGAAGCCGGCCGACCAGCTCTTCTCCACCTACTTCTCCTTCTCCCCCACCCTCGACGGCTACCGGACGGTCCTCGGCGACAGCGAGGGCATCCCGTTCGTGCGGTTCTTCGTCAACAGCCTGGTGGTGTCGGTGGGGGCGGTCGTGCTGTCCCTGGTCGTGGGACTGCCGGCGGCGTACGCCTCGGCGCGGTGGCGGTTCAAGGGCTCGGAGAACCTGATGTTCACGCTGCTGTCGTTCCGCTTCGCACCCGAACTCACCGTCATCATCCCGCTGTTCGTGCTGTACCAGAAGCTCGGTCTCTTCGACACGTACGTCGGCATGGTGTGGGTGCTGCAACTCGTCACGCTGCCGCTGATCGTGTGGATCATGCGGTCCTACTTCGCCGATCTCACACCGGAGCTGGAGCAGGCCGCCCTGCTGGACGGCTACACCCGCAAGCAGGCGTTCTTCAGGGTGGCGCTCCCGCTGGTCAAGCCGGGCATCGCGGCCGTGTCACTGCTGGCGTTCATCTTCGCCTGGAACAACTTCGTCTTCCCGCTGATCCTCACCTCCAACGAGGCCCAGACGGTGACCGTGGGCGCCCTGTCCTTCCTCGGCGGGGACCGGCCCAAGTACAACCTCACGGCCGCCGCCGCGCTGATCTCCGTCGTACCGCCGCTGCTGCTGGCGCTGACGATCCAGCGGTATCTGGTGCGCGGCCTGTCGTTCGGGGCGGTGAAGTCTTGA